One genomic segment of Pseudanabaena sp. ABRG5-3 includes these proteins:
- a CDS encoding DUF4007 family protein, protein MVQTINSNISSASELIFARHETFYPRYSWLKKGFQAVSENSGIFLEEDAHIQLGVGKNMAKAIRYWCGAFKLIEDDRDCQPSQFGRMLLDDDGYDPFLEDPASLWLLHWHLLKQPCRATAWYAAFNALRQAEFTSEDLKLALVKYRDALGNRTVEASLKKDVTCLLRMYVKQGDVISLNEDNLDCPFAELGLIQRAGDSLHYAFRIGAKPSLHAEIVVATCLDFAESLSSGQRTISLSRLLFDEGSPGMVFKLSESALCDAIEQVARWCNAIALSESAGSIQMAFTQAPTKVSQTILNKYYKH, encoded by the coding sequence ATGGTTCAGACTATCAACAGTAATATTTCTAGCGCCTCGGAATTAATTTTTGCTCGGCATGAAACGTTTTACCCTCGATATAGCTGGTTAAAAAAAGGATTTCAGGCAGTCAGCGAAAATTCGGGGATTTTCCTAGAAGAAGATGCTCACATTCAGCTAGGGGTAGGCAAAAACATGGCGAAGGCAATTCGCTATTGGTGTGGGGCGTTTAAGTTGATTGAGGACGATCGCGATTGTCAACCATCACAATTTGGGAGGATGTTACTGGATGATGATGGTTATGATCCTTTTTTAGAAGATCCTGCTTCGTTGTGGTTGTTACATTGGCATTTGTTAAAGCAACCATGTAGAGCCACGGCTTGGTATGCTGCCTTTAATGCTTTACGTCAAGCTGAATTTACGTCTGAGGATTTGAAATTAGCATTGGTAAAGTATCGAGATGCTTTGGGAAATCGAACTGTTGAAGCCTCACTAAAAAAAGATGTGACTTGTTTATTGAGAATGTACGTTAAACAGGGCGATGTTATTAGTCTGAACGAAGACAATTTGGATTGTCCTTTCGCAGAGTTAGGCTTGATTCAAAGGGCAGGTGACTCATTACATTACGCATTTCGGATTGGGGCGAAACCAAGTCTCCATGCCGAAATTGTCGTTGCGACTTGTCTAGATTTTGCTGAGTCTCTTAGTAGTGGTCAAAGAACAATCTCCTTATCACGATTGTTATTTGATGAAGGCAGTCCAGGGATGGTGTTTAAACTGTCTGAGAGTGCGCTTTGTGATGCGATCGAGCAAGTAGCAAGGTGGTGTAATGCGATCGCATTATCGGAAAGTGCAGGCTCAATTCAGATGGCATTCACCCAAGCGCCAACCAAAGTCAGTCAAACAATCTTGAATAAATACTACAAACATTAA
- a CDS encoding element excision factor XisH family protein — protein MTHDPYPLPTGSFDLAIDLGAEKVIAAYRGEQRIAIEIKSFLGPSKISQFYGALGQFIAYRTALHTQDAARILYLAVPDDIYDRFFLTPFVQELVTQNQLYLLTYSIKSESLEKWIPLPNIVSK, from the coding sequence ATCACCCATGATCCCTATCCATTGCCAACAGGCAGTTTTGATCTAGCGATCGACCTCGGCGCTGAAAAAGTAATTGCCGCCTACCGAGGAGAACAGAGAATTGCCATTGAAATCAAAAGTTTTTTAGGTCCCTCCAAAATTTCTCAATTTTATGGAGCTTTAGGGCAATTTATCGCCTATCGTACAGCCTTGCATACCCAAGATGCTGCCCGTATTCTTTATCTTGCCGTCCCTGATGACATTTATGATCGCTTCTTCTTAACACCGTTTGTACAAGAACTAGTTACCCAAAATCAACTGTATTTACTCACATACTCAATCAAATCTGAGAGCTTAGAAAAATGGATACCATTACCCAATATCGTCAGCAAATAA
- a CDS encoding XisI protein, which produces MDTITQYRQQIKTVLENHARHVWDDRIQAQIIIDPERDHYQLVYVGWRDSKRCYGVILHLDIIDGKIWIQQDGTEIGTANELVELGVSKQDIVLGFDPPNLRHYTDFAIN; this is translated from the coding sequence ATGGATACCATTACCCAATATCGTCAGCAAATAAAAACTGTCTTAGAAAATCACGCTCGCCATGTTTGGGACGATCGCATTCAAGCTCAAATAATTATTGATCCAGAACGGGATCATTATCAGCTTGTTTATGTCGGTTGGCGAGATTCTAAGCGTTGCTATGGTGTAATTTTGCATCTTGATATCATTGATGGCAAAATTTGGATTCAACAAGATGGAACTGAAATCGGCACAGCCAATGAATTAGTTGAATTGGGTGTTTCCAAGCAAGATATCGTACTAGGCTTTGATCCGCCCAACCTGCGGCACTATACGGATTTTGCTATAAATTAG